Proteins co-encoded in one Conger conger chromosome 4, fConCon1.1, whole genome shotgun sequence genomic window:
- the pdzk1ip1 gene encoding PDZK1-interacting protein 1, translated as MKKVAFTFLWLLLALETVSAQEVGARALPNWLTGIIAVAVFLFLVFVAFLVNKAWCANASQEPKAVPVQTSEDHTMTNGTYLNTSLDMVRTSDHENAYENVAIQKSEDDKITAM; from the exons ATGAAGAAAGTTGCCTTTACGTTTCTCTGGCTTTTGCTAGCGCTGGAGACGGTCTCTGCTCAAG AGGTCGGAGCGAGAGCCCTGCCCAACTGGCTGACAGGCATCATCGCAGTGGCCgtcttcctcttcctcgtctTCGTCGCCTTCCTGGTGAACAAGGCGTGGTGTGCAAACGCCAG CCAAGAGCCAAAGGCAGTGCCGGTGCAGACCAGTGAAGACCACACGATGACGAACGGAACATACCTCAACACTTCTCTGGACATGGTCAG AACCAGCGATCACGAGAACGCGTACGAGAACGTGGCCATCCAGAAAAGCGAAGACGACAAAATCACAGCAATGTGA